A part of Bacillus rossius redtenbacheri isolate Brsri chromosome 1, Brsri_v3, whole genome shotgun sequence genomic DNA contains:
- the LOC134527658 gene encoding uncharacterized protein LOC134527658, with protein sequence MPCSSVARNDVGVESAAEILLSLSKTSGLPETVHVNAACPERVEDIQPVRRESLGSPVYSPRKKLRMLASKWRSRALRLNRAAYKRKSKPDYQAAPEVHCKCCVSNLPHMLQNFLAMFKKEEKVIHSQAVNKFALSVHFISPQTYKFLRGFLPLPTPRRLQQLISKVDVIPGLSMCMLNVLKLKVSTLSYLAKNCVLCIDEMSIKSNLSYSISKDEVTGLVDLGSGCRMKVLAPSVLVFMIRGISANWKQPVSYHFVSESCRPTQIKPLLFQLIKELQKIGFLVSAVVSDMGSNFVELARNLGVTPDHPYFEFNGLKVHYLFDISHLL encoded by the exons ATGCCTTGCAGTTCTGTTGCAAGAAATGATGTTGGTGTGGAAAGTGCAGCAGAAATCCTTCTTTCACTGTCAAAAACATCAG GATTGCCAGAGACTGTGCATGTTAATGCAGCTTGTCCTGAGAGAGTAGAAGATATTCAGCCTGTTAGAAGGGAATCTTTGGGGTCACCTGTATATTCTCCAAGGAAGAAATTGAGAATGCTGGCTAGCAAGTGGAGATCTCGTGCTTTACGTCTAAACAGAGCAGCATACAAACGTAAAAGTAAACCTGACTATCAGGCTGCCCCAGAAGTTCATTGCAAATGTTGTGTGAGTAACCTTCCACATATGCTGCAGAACTTTCTTGCAATGTTCAAGAAAGAAGAAAAAGTTATACATTCACAAGCTGTAAATAAATTCGCACTCTCTGTTCATTTCATAAGTCCACAAACTTACAAGTTTTTAAGGGGGTTCTTGCCTTTACCCACACCTCGACGTTTGCAGCAATTAATTTCAAAAGTAGATGTTATACCAGGCCTAAGTATGTGTATGCTCAATGTACTGAAACTGAAGGTCAGTACACTGAGTTACCTTGCTAAAAACTGTGTGCTCTGCATTGATGAAATGAGCATCAAATCCAATTTATCTTACAGCATTTCAAAAGATGAAGTCACAGGATTGGTAGATTTGGGCAGTGGATGTAGGATGAAGGTTCTGGCACCTTCTGTGTTGGTGTTCATGATCAGAGGGATTTCTGCAAATTGGAAGCAGCCTGTGTCATACCATTTTGTTTCAGAGTCATGTCGTCCTACCCAGATAAAACCGTTGTTATTTCAGTTAATTAAAGAACTTCAAAAAATAGGATTTCTGGTAAGCGCTGTTGTTTCTGACATGGGTTCGAACTTTGTGGAACTAGCACGTAACTTGGGTGTCACACCAGATCACCCATATTTTGAGTTTAATGGCTTGAAGGTGCATTACCTTTTTGATATATCACATCTCCTTTAA